The bacterium genome has a segment encoding these proteins:
- a CDS encoding NUDIX hydrolase, which yields MEEIRIRVAVLIIEEGKILLVQHHKDGRKYWLLPGGGVDYGETLVECAKREIREEANLEVEIEDLLFINESIPPDRHRHVLNLYFRGKITGGNLQIGQEPILDAIEFVDLSRLDSLTLYPNVKQEIKDLAAGIKPEVISLGNRWA from the coding sequence ATGGAAGAGATCCGAATTAGAGTGGCGGTGTTGATAATTGAAGAGGGTAAGATTTTGCTGGTCCAGCACCATAAGGATGGACGAAAATATTGGCTCCTTCCTGGCGGCGGGGTAGATTATGGTGAAACCCTGGTTGAATGTGCTAAAAGGGAGATTCGGGAGGAAGCCAACCTGGAGGTAGAGATCGAAGACCTGCTCTTTATCAACGAGTCTATCCCTCCTGACCGGCATCGGCATGTCCTGAATCTTTATTTTAGGGGCAAAATAACCGGGGGGAATTTGCAAATAGGGCAAGAACCCATCCTGGATGCCATTGAGTTTGTGGATTTGAGCCGATTAGATTCCCTCACTCTTTATCCTAACGTCAAGCAAGAGATCAAGGACCTGGCCGCAGGGATTAAACCGGAAGTAATTAGTCTCGGAAATCGGTGGGCGTGA
- the tadA gene encoding tRNA adenosine(34) deaminase TadA, whose product MDDIYFMKEALEEARLALEEGEVPVGAVVVKGGQIIARGHNRCEQLKDPTAHAEILAIREASRILNNHRLINTSLYVTLEPCPMCAGAIVWARIKELVYGAFDLKAGACGSIINLVQHPVLNHRVKIKEGILTKECACFLSNFFREKRGSQEVNFND is encoded by the coding sequence ATGGATGATATATATTTTATGAAGGAGGCTCTTGAGGAAGCCAGATTAGCCCTGGAAGAAGGGGAAGTCCCGGTGGGAGCAGTGGTCGTTAAAGGGGGCCAAATTATTGCTCGCGGCCACAATAGATGCGAGCAACTGAAGGATCCCACTGCTCACGCGGAGATCTTGGCTATTCGGGAGGCAAGTCGGATCCTCAACAATCATAGACTGATAAACACCAGCCTTTATGTTACGCTGGAGCCGTGCCCTATGTGTGCGGGGGCGATTGTTTGGGCCAGGATTAAAGAGTTGGTCTATGGTGCCTTTGACCTAAAAGCTGGAGCTTGTGGATCAATTATTAATCTGGTTCAGCACCCGGTTTTGAATCATCGGGTTAAGATAAAAGAGGGGATACTAACTAAGGAATGTGCCTGTTTTCTAAGTAATTTTTTTAGGGAGAAAAGGGGCAGCCAGGAGGTTAATTTTAATGATTAA
- a CDS encoding LapA family protein, with translation MIAILILVLLIILFAIQNAGVDEIHFLFWTTEISRALIIFFSMVMGVALGAAISRIGR, from the coding sequence ATGATCGCCATCCTTATCCTAGTCCTCTTGATTATCCTTTTTGCTATCCAGAATGCGGGAGTAGATGAGATCCATTTCCTTTTCTGGACAACTGAGATATCAAGGGCTCTGATTATATTCTTTTCTATGGTTATGGGGGTTGCTCTGGGGGCAGCTATCTCCCGGATAGGCAGGTAA
- a CDS encoding DUF4159 domain-containing protein, which produces MRSRLFKLLSLICLLCFPAASYPAEQTNFVFTVIKYGGGGDWYNGLSGVRNFLGELNKRTNVKASPKEKVLELTNPDLFYSPFVYINGHGNIKLTPTEVLRLRNYLEHGGFLFINDDYGLDEFIRREMKRVFPDKDFVELPFDHPIYHNLYDFPEGLPKIHEHHGGPPHGYGIYHQGRLVVFYNYNTDIADGWETEEVHHDPLQKREAAVKMGINIVLYALTH; this is translated from the coding sequence ATGCGGTCAAGATTATTTAAATTACTGAGCCTAATCTGCCTTCTTTGTTTCCCGGCCGCCTCTTACCCGGCTGAACAGACCAATTTTGTCTTTACCGTGATTAAGTATGGTGGCGGAGGGGATTGGTATAATGGCCTGTCTGGGGTGAGGAATTTCCTGGGGGAACTAAATAAAAGGACCAATGTCAAGGCCTCACCCAAGGAAAAGGTGTTGGAATTGACTAATCCCGATCTCTTCTATTCCCCTTTTGTCTACATCAATGGCCACGGCAATATTAAACTTACCCCAACGGAAGTGCTCAGGCTAAGAAATTATTTGGAGCACGGCGGGTTCCTCTTTATAAACGATGATTATGGGCTGGATGAATTCATTAGACGGGAGATGAAACGGGTCTTTCCGGATAAGGATTTTGTGGAACTCCCTTTCGATCACCCCATCTATCATAATCTTTATGACTTTCCAGAGGGTTTGCCCAAGATTCATGAGCATCACGGCGGTCCTCCCCACGGCTACGGTATCTACCATCAGGGGCGATTGGTAGTATTCTATAACTATAATACCGACATCGCCGATGGCTGGGAGACGGAAGAGGTTCACCACGATCCCCTTCAGAAAAGGGAAGCGGCGGTCAAGATGGGGATAAATATTGTCCTTTATGCCTTGACGCATTGA
- a CDS encoding valine--tRNA ligase, producing MSEHNIPKAYDPNKVEEKWYHLWEEKGYFKADSNSALPAFSMVIPPPNITGSLHMGHALNNTLQDILTRWRRMQGYTSLWLPGTDHAGIATQNVVEKELAREGKTRQDLGREAFIDRVWSWRKEYGGRIINQLKRLGSSCDWSRQRFTMDPGLSKAVKEVFVRLYEEGYIYRGSRIINWCPRCQTALSDIEVEYETLNGHLYYLKYPIQREETSSRLPHYITVATTRPETMLGDTAVAVNPEDRRFSALIGRLARLPILGRRIPIIADSFVDPEFGTGAVKVTPAHDPNDFEIGERHQLPRINILNPNGTLNKEAGPYQGMDRYEARTKLLEDLVGEGLLKKTEEYQYAAGHCYRCRTVVEPYLSEQWFVRMKELAEPAIKAVEEGKTKFIPSSWERTYFEWMHNIKDWCISRQIWWGHRIPVWYCADCGATLVKRETPLRCDCGSSAVKQDEDVLDTWFSSALWPFSTMGWPDKTKDLETFYPTAVLSTGFDIIFFWVARMMIMGLKFMGDVPFRKVYIHALIRDVEGKKMSKSAGNVIDPLEVIEDYGADALRFTLAALSTQGRDILLSEDRIRGYRHFCNKVWNANRFILMNMEGVNEARKKEADEYSSLELADRWILTRFNQVIKEVTDNLEEFKFNEAALALYNFIWHEFCDWYLEAVKIRLYGDDEDKRGGVRRLLLRLWEGNMKLLHPFMPFITEEVCRSLPNAAGESIMVAAWPTIEENKLDEAAVSRMELLQAVIYTIRNIRGEMRIPPQVKARVLINTPSPNVAGIIKEHRDYCLFLAYLSSIEVGVDIRKPPATAASVVRGVEAEVYMPLEGLIDLEKEKARLAKEIAAVDKEIDQINSKLANERFKQRAPLEIVAKEEVRYKEAMAASEKLRRNLAALES from the coding sequence ATGTCGGAACATAATATCCCTAAGGCCTACGATCCAAATAAAGTCGAAGAAAAATGGTACCATCTTTGGGAAGAGAAGGGCTATTTTAAAGCTGATTCTAATTCGGCTCTGCCGGCTTTTTCTATGGTCATCCCACCCCCCAATATAACCGGTTCCCTTCATATGGGACATGCCCTAAATAATACCCTGCAGGATATTCTAACCAGATGGAGGCGTATGCAGGGGTATACCAGCTTATGGCTGCCGGGGACTGATCATGCGGGTATTGCCACGCAGAACGTGGTGGAAAAGGAATTGGCCAGGGAAGGAAAAACCAGACAGGATTTAGGCCGGGAGGCATTTATTGACCGGGTTTGGTCCTGGCGAAAAGAATATGGCGGCCGAATTATTAATCAGCTTAAACGCCTGGGTTCTTCCTGTGACTGGTCTCGGCAAAGATTCACTATGGATCCGGGGCTTTCTAAGGCTGTCAAGGAGGTCTTTGTCAGGCTATATGAGGAGGGCTATATCTATCGGGGGAGCCGGATCATTAATTGGTGTCCCAGATGCCAGACGGCCTTATCCGACATCGAAGTGGAATATGAAACCTTAAACGGACATTTGTATTACCTTAAATATCCCATTCAGCGAGAAGAAACCTCTTCCCGTCTGCCGCACTATATTACGGTAGCCACGACCAGACCGGAAACTATGCTTGGGGACACAGCCGTGGCGGTTAATCCTGAGGACAGAAGATTTTCGGCTTTGATTGGCCGGCTGGCCAGACTGCCTATCCTTGGCCGCCGGATACCTATTATTGCCGACTCCTTTGTTGATCCTGAATTCGGAACGGGGGCCGTGAAGGTCACGCCCGCCCATGACCCCAATGACTTTGAAATCGGGGAAAGACACCAACTTCCCAGGATAAATATCTTAAATCCGAACGGAACCTTAAATAAAGAAGCCGGTCCATATCAGGGAATGGATAGATATGAAGCCCGAACTAAACTCCTGGAAGACCTTGTTGGCGAGGGTCTTCTAAAGAAAACCGAAGAATATCAATATGCGGCCGGTCACTGCTATCGTTGTCGAACGGTGGTGGAGCCATATCTTTCTGAGCAGTGGTTTGTGAGGATGAAAGAACTGGCTGAGCCGGCTATTAAGGCCGTAGAAGAGGGTAAAACCAAATTCATTCCTAGTTCATGGGAACGCACCTATTTTGAATGGATGCACAATATCAAGGACTGGTGCATATCCAGACAGATTTGGTGGGGGCATCGAATTCCGGTCTGGTATTGCGCCGATTGTGGGGCCACCCTGGTTAAACGAGAGACTCCTCTCAGATGCGACTGCGGTAGCAGCGCCGTTAAACAGGATGAAGACGTCCTGGATACCTGGTTCTCATCTGCCCTCTGGCCTTTCTCAACGATGGGCTGGCCGGATAAGACAAAGGATCTGGAAACCTTTTATCCCACCGCGGTTCTTTCTACCGGATTCGACATCATCTTTTTCTGGGTAGCCCGGATGATGATAATGGGGCTGAAGTTTATGGGGGATGTCCCCTTCAGAAAGGTCTACATTCATGCCCTTATTCGGGATGTGGAAGGAAAGAAGATGAGTAAATCAGCGGGAAACGTTATCGATCCCCTGGAGGTAATCGAGGATTATGGGGCTGATGCCTTGAGGTTCACTTTAGCGGCTCTGTCAACTCAAGGCAGAGACATCCTGCTTTCAGAAGATCGAATAAGGGGCTACCGTCACTTTTGTAATAAGGTCTGGAATGCTAACAGGTTCATTCTGATGAACATGGAGGGAGTCAATGAAGCCCGAAAAAAGGAAGCAGACGAATATTCTTCCTTAGAATTGGCCGATCGGTGGATACTCACCCGGTTTAATCAAGTTATTAAAGAAGTCACAGATAATCTAGAAGAATTTAAATTCAATGAGGCCGCCCTGGCCCTTTACAACTTTATCTGGCATGAATTCTGTGATTGGTATTTGGAAGCGGTTAAGATAAGACTGTATGGAGATGACGAGGATAAGCGAGGGGGTGTCCGGAGGCTTCTGCTTCGTCTCTGGGAAGGCAATATGAAATTACTTCATCCTTTTATGCCCTTTATTACTGAAGAAGTTTGCCGGTCATTACCTAATGCGGCTGGTGAGAGCATTATGGTGGCTGCCTGGCCGACCATTGAGGAAAATAAACTGGATGAGGCGGCCGTGAGCCGGATGGAACTGTTGCAGGCAGTAATCTATACTATCAGAAATATTCGGGGAGAGATGCGAATTCCCCCCCAGGTTAAGGCAAGGGTCCTGATTAATACCCCTTCCCCAAATGTGGCCGGGATTATCAAGGAACATAGGGATTACTGTCTTTTTCTGGCTTACCTTTCTTCGATTGAGGTTGGGGTGGATATAAGGAAACCGCCTGCTACGGCTGCCTCAGTAGTCAGAGGGGTGGAAGCTGAGGTCTATATGCCACTCGAAGGGTTGATTGATCTGGAGAAGGAAAAAGCTCGCCTGGCCAAAGAAATAGCCGCCGTAGACAAGGAAATAGACCAGATCAATAGCAAATTAGCTAACGAGAGATTTAAACAGCGAGCCCCCCTTGAGATCGTAGCCAAAGAAGAGGTGAGGTATAAGGAGGCTATGGCAGCAAGCGAGAAGCTCAGACGCAATTTAGCCGCCCTGGAGAGCTGA
- a CDS encoding ATPase, T2SS/T4P/T4SS family, whose protein sequence is MAIKKKRRIGNMLVKAGIITGDQLKQALEKQRESGKRLGQVLISLGWVNEEQIMDILSSQLGIPRINLIEIDQLDANAIKLIPEFIVRRHTLIPIKRTDKELIIAMADPLDILAIDDIRLMIGDREVKPAIAPEAQIVEAIDKYYGRVAFIEEIFKEEETKEARISKWEVDEREMAILEVEDDKSPIANVVNHILIEAIKTGASDIHIEPYERDLRVRYRIDGVLHTVASPPVRMGSGIASRLKIMSHLNIAEKRLPQDGRAKVNLRDKEIDLRISVTPTSFGEKVVLRILDPASLCLDLSRLGFEPEILDIYQEKIRSPNGIILITGPTGSGKTTTLYSTLSTINSPDKNIMTAEDPVEYILKGINQQQIRTEIGLTFASALRSFLRQDPDIILVGEIRDIETAQVAVTAALTGHLVFASLHTNDAPGAVTRLLNMGVEPFLISSTIVMSVAQRLLRVICSKCKESYQVPAHTLAEFGLDSTEERLTLYRGSGCRYCNKIGLKGRVGIYELMVMNEKLEEAVINREPPHRLKEIAVRSGMKTLKQMAIQKVMDGIIPIEEMLRVAI, encoded by the coding sequence ATGGCTATTAAAAAGAAACGCCGTATTGGCAATATGTTAGTTAAGGCAGGCATAATCACTGGGGATCAATTAAAACAAGCCCTTGAAAAACAAAGGGAAAGCGGCAAGCGACTGGGTCAGGTCCTGATAAGTTTGGGGTGGGTCAATGAAGAGCAAATTATGGATATTCTAAGCTCCCAATTAGGAATTCCCCGGATTAATCTAATTGAAATCGACCAGCTTGATGCTAATGCGATTAAACTTATTCCTGAATTTATTGTCCGGAGACATACCCTGATTCCTATTAAAAGGACAGACAAGGAATTAATTATTGCGATGGCTGATCCTTTAGACATCCTGGCCATAGATGATATTCGACTTATGATCGGTGACCGGGAGGTGAAACCAGCTATTGCTCCTGAAGCCCAGATTGTCGAGGCCATTGACAAATATTATGGCCGGGTGGCTTTTATTGAGGAGATCTTTAAAGAGGAGGAAACTAAAGAGGCCCGAATTAGTAAATGGGAAGTGGATGAGAGAGAAATGGCTATCCTGGAGGTGGAAGATGATAAATCTCCGATAGCCAATGTAGTCAATCATATCTTGATCGAGGCGATCAAAACAGGCGCCAGCGATATCCACATTGAGCCTTATGAAAGAGACCTGAGGGTCAGATACCGGATTGATGGTGTCCTTCATACGGTGGCTTCTCCGCCGGTGAGGATGGGCAGCGGAATTGCTTCCAGGCTCAAGATTATGTCCCACCTGAATATTGCTGAGAAGCGACTGCCTCAGGATGGACGAGCCAAGGTTAACTTGCGGGACAAAGAAATTGATCTTCGTATCTCTGTTACCCCCACTTCCTTTGGAGAAAAGGTAGTTTTAAGGATATTGGACCCGGCCAGTCTCTGTCTTGACCTGAGCAGATTAGGTTTTGAGCCGGAGATTCTGGATATTTACCAGGAAAAAATCAGGTCTCCCAACGGCATTATCCTTATTACCGGCCCTACTGGCTCCGGCAAGACCACGACCCTTTACTCCACCCTTTCAACCATCAATTCACCCGACAAGAATATAATGACCGCCGAAGACCCGGTCGAATATATCCTGAAAGGAATAAATCAGCAGCAGATTAGGACTGAGATTGGGCTTACCTTTGCTTCAGCCCTCAGGTCTTTCCTTCGGCAGGACCCTGATATTATTTTAGTGGGAGAAATAAGGGATATTGAAACAGCTCAGGTAGCGGTTACTGCCGCCCTGACCGGTCATCTGGTCTTTGCCTCCCTGCATACTAATGATGCCCCCGGGGCCGTTACCAGATTACTCAATATGGGCGTTGAACCCTTTCTTATTTCATCAACCATTGTTATGTCTGTGGCCCAGAGGCTTCTCAGGGTTATCTGCTCTAAATGTAAAGAGAGTTATCAGGTTCCGGCGCATACTCTGGCTGAGTTTGGACTGGACTCAACAGAAGAAAGGCTGACCCTCTATCGAGGAAGCGGCTGCCGATATTGTAATAAAATTGGTCTTAAAGGCCGAGTAGGGATATATGAGCTTATGGTTATGAATGAAAAACTGGAAGAAGCCGTTATTAATCGGGAGCCCCCTCATCGCTTGAAAGAGATCGCGGTGCGGTCCGGAATGAAAACCTTAAAACAGATGGCTATCCAAAAGGTTATGGATGGAATAATCCCTATTGAGGAGATGTTGAGGGTGGCGATATAA
- a CDS encoding S41 family peptidase, with amino-acid sequence MINFKRVLILIAVLLIAGLSLGDFHSTGVAKDNIYESIKIFSDALNIVQQHYYVEEDKLEAKELIYGAIKGMLSTLDDPHTRFMTPEVHKEMKVETEGSFGGLGIVIGIKDDRLTVISPIEGTPAYEAGVKAGDWIVEIEGQSTKDIDLNEAVQKLRGPKGTKVTIAVKRRGIEETLSFTITRDIIEIKSVKSDIIEGKIGYIRITTFSQHTEKELSDALKEVIDVGKAESFILDLRNNPGGLLNAAVDVSDKFLDAGIIVSTRGRDVRQNQEYPARVGNSYLTQPMVVLINHGSASASEIVTGAIKDNKRGVVVGEKSFGKGSVQTVLPLSDGSAIAITTAKYYTPGGSSIHGKGIEPDIEVESVEWEEEDQKSMQKLREGKFVENFTLEHNPYTEEQFSQFMKELSANGVTLKEKWIRKLTDKELRRLSGKQDPIYDLETDPQLKNAVDLLVASQIFEGRTVIQGKEVKR; translated from the coding sequence ATGATTAATTTTAAAAGGGTTCTAATTTTAATAGCCGTTCTTCTGATAGCCGGTCTTAGCCTGGGAGATTTCCACTCGACCGGTGTAGCTAAAGATAATATCTATGAAAGTATAAAAATCTTCAGCGATGCCTTGAATATAGTCCAGCAACACTATTATGTGGAGGAGGATAAATTGGAGGCGAAGGAGCTTATTTATGGCGCGATTAAGGGCATGCTCTCTACCCTGGATGATCCGCACACCAGATTTATGACGCCTGAGGTGCATAAAGAAATGAAGGTTGAGACAGAAGGGAGCTTTGGCGGTTTGGGGATTGTAATAGGGATTAAAGATGACCGGTTAACGGTTATTTCACCTATTGAAGGCACACCCGCCTACGAGGCTGGGGTAAAGGCAGGGGATTGGATTGTGGAGATCGAAGGCCAATCAACTAAAGACATTGACCTGAACGAGGCAGTGCAGAAATTAAGAGGTCCCAAGGGAACCAAGGTGACTATTGCGGTCAAACGAAGGGGAATAGAGGAGACCCTTTCTTTCACCATTACCAGGGATATTATCGAAATAAAAAGTGTAAAATCGGATATAATTGAGGGTAAAATAGGCTATATCAGGATTACCACCTTTAGTCAGCATACGGAGAAGGAGCTTTCTGATGCCCTTAAAGAGGTAATAGATGTAGGAAAAGCCGAGAGTTTTATCCTGGATTTGCGAAATAATCCCGGTGGTCTCCTGAATGCCGCCGTAGATGTATCGGATAAATTCCTTGATGCCGGGATCATTGTTTCCACCAGGGGCCGGGATGTAAGACAAAATCAAGAATATCCGGCCAGGGTTGGCAATAGCTATCTGACTCAACCGATGGTGGTCTTGATTAATCACGGGAGTGCCTCTGCCTCTGAAATTGTTACCGGAGCCATAAAGGATAATAAACGGGGGGTAGTGGTAGGCGAAAAAAGCTTTGGCAAGGGATCGGTTCAAACCGTGCTTCCCCTGTCGGATGGTTCAGCCATAGCTATTACGACCGCCAAATATTATACCCCGGGCGGCTCTTCTATCCATGGTAAAGGAATAGAGCCGGATATTGAGGTTGAATCAGTGGAGTGGGAGGAAGAAGATCAGAAATCAATGCAAAAGTTGAGGGAAGGTAAGTTTGTAGAAAACTTTACCCTCGAGCATAATCCTTATACGGAAGAACAGTTTTCCCAATTTATGAAAGAACTTTCAGCCAATGGAGTTACTCTGAAAGAAAAGTGGATCCGCAAGCTAACCGACAAGGAACTTAGAAGGCTGAGTGGGAAGCAGGATCCCATATACGATCTGGAGACGGATCCGCAACTTAAAAACGCGGTTGATCTTCTGGTTGCTTCCCAGATATTTGAGGGCAGAACGGTTATCCAGGGTAAAGAAGTTAAAAGGTAA
- a CDS encoding dihydroorotate dehydrogenase electron transfer subunit has protein sequence MSDHVVGWAEIEGNIEVAEGHFRMKLFAPGMARTGRPGQFVHVRCSNQLDPLLRRPFSLHRIRDQHIEILYKVVGQGTKLLAAKKAGQKLDVLGPLGKGFWIDSLKEGISVLVGGGIGAAPLLALAEELKKLGQEILILIGAATKEGLLALQEFSQLGSLEVATLDGRQGYAGLVTDLLIKAVTDRQVAQIYACGPKAMLKEVSRLAEAGGYPAQVSMEERMACGVGACLGCVVPVRRLGNQAGREHKASNKNEAAYQRVCREGPVFDAREIVW, from the coding sequence ATGAGCGATCATGTTGTTGGATGGGCAGAAATAGAAGGAAATATAGAGGTGGCCGAAGGTCACTTTCGGATGAAACTTTTTGCCCCTGGTATGGCCAGGACAGGCCGGCCAGGTCAGTTTGTACATGTCCGCTGTAGTAACCAGTTGGATCCCTTGCTTCGCCGTCCTTTTAGCCTGCATAGAATCAGAGATCAACACATAGAGATTCTCTACAAGGTAGTCGGTCAGGGGACAAAACTATTAGCCGCCAAAAAAGCCGGCCAGAAATTGGATGTTCTTGGCCCCTTAGGGAAGGGATTTTGGATTGACTCCCTAAAAGAAGGCATCTCTGTTCTGGTGGGAGGAGGTATAGGGGCGGCTCCCCTTCTGGCCTTAGCTGAGGAGCTAAAGAAGCTAGGGCAGGAGATACTTATTTTGATTGGAGCCGCTACCAAAGAGGGATTGTTGGCACTTCAGGAATTCTCTCAACTCGGCTCCCTGGAAGTGGCTACCCTTGATGGCCGCCAGGGCTATGCCGGTCTGGTGACTGATTTGTTAATCAAGGCCGTTACCGACCGCCAGGTGGCGCAAATATATGCCTGTGGGCCGAAAGCTATGCTAAAGGAGGTATCCCGGCTGGCTGAAGCAGGGGGATATCCGGCTCAGGTTTCTATGGAGGAACGGATGGCCTGTGGAGTGGGGGCCTGTCTGGGATGTGTGGTTCCGGTTCGACGCTTGGGAAATCAAGCTGGAAGAGAACATAAGGCCTCGAATAAAAATGAAGCCGCTTACCAAAGGGTTTGCCGGGAAGGACCTGTTTTTGACGCCAGGGAGATAGTCTGGTAA
- a CDS encoding class II fructose-bisphosphate aldolase, whose product MKYEGLKDLIASWKGIVNNQGEIIDSTGFYQLLYPLVYTSVFHPDPEVINACQWLIWEGARSMGLYPASIQKLYEAKGRGECLGTTVPAINLRGLTYHAARAVIRAAKRNRSGNFIFEIARSEIEYTHQSPAEYATVVMAVALQEGYQGPLFIQGDHFQIDAQAYQEDRETELKKVKELIREAVRAGFYNIDIDASTLVDLTKPNLSEQQRPNFEVTALLAAFIREIQPEGITISIGGEIGEIGGKNSTEEELRAYLDGLRNELENISPNLTGLSKVSVQTGTTHGGVVLPNGSVASVKLDFDTLRRLSHVAKEEYALAGAVQHGASTLPAEAFHHFPGTDTAEVHLATEFQNMIYDDHGFPPELKEEIYAYLKKECASEWKEGQTEEQFIYKTRKKGFGPFKKQIWDLPLSIREGISQRLEEKFHFLFHELRATDTYDMVRERITPVYVAKPMPEGLKGLMEEIDVGT is encoded by the coding sequence TTGAAATATGAGGGACTGAAAGACCTGATCGCTTCTTGGAAAGGCATAGTAAATAACCAGGGTGAAATAATAGATTCAACGGGTTTTTACCAATTACTTTATCCTTTAGTTTACACCTCGGTCTTCCATCCCGATCCAGAGGTAATTAATGCCTGCCAATGGCTTATCTGGGAAGGAGCGAGGAGTATGGGATTATATCCGGCTTCTATCCAGAAATTATACGAAGCCAAAGGCAGAGGCGAATGCCTGGGGACAACGGTACCGGCCATAAACCTTCGGGGGCTGACTTACCACGCAGCCAGGGCGGTCATTCGGGCCGCCAAGAGGAACCGTTCAGGAAACTTTATCTTTGAGATCGCCAGGTCAGAGATAGAATATACCCATCAATCGCCGGCTGAATATGCCACGGTAGTGATGGCGGTGGCTTTGCAGGAAGGCTATCAAGGTCCCCTCTTTATCCAGGGGGATCATTTTCAGATTGACGCCCAGGCCTATCAGGAGGATAGAGAAACAGAGCTGAAAAAAGTCAAGGAACTAATCAGGGAGGCGGTCAGGGCCGGATTTTACAATATCGACATCGATGCCTCCACCCTGGTTGATCTGACCAAACCCAATCTCAGTGAGCAACAAAGGCCTAATTTCGAGGTTACGGCCCTTTTGGCCGCCTTTATTCGAGAAATCCAACCTGAAGGTATAACCATCTCCATTGGCGGTGAGATAGGCGAGATAGGTGGGAAGAACAGCACGGAAGAGGAGCTTCGGGCTTATTTAGACGGCTTGAGGAATGAGCTGGAAAATATCTCCCCTAACTTGACCGGCCTGAGCAAGGTTAGCGTCCAGACCGGAACTACCCATGGTGGAGTAGTTCTCCCCAACGGAAGTGTGGCCAGCGTAAAATTGGACTTTGATACCTTAAGAAGACTCTCTCACGTAGCTAAAGAAGAGTACGCCCTGGCCGGAGCGGTTCAGCATGGGGCTTCTACCTTGCCGGCCGAAGCCTTTCATCACTTTCCGGGCACCGATACAGCCGAGGTTCATTTAGCCACGGAATTTCAAAATATGATTTATGATGACCATGGCTTTCCTCCTGAACTCAAAGAGGAGATTTACGCTTACCTGAAGAAGGAGTGTGCTTCGGAATGGAAGGAAGGCCAGACGGAAGAACAGTTTATCTATAAAACGAGGAAAAAGGGATTCGGCCCTTTTAAAAAGCAGATATGGGACCTACCCTTATCCATTCGGGAAGGAATCAGCCAGCGGCTGGAGGAGAAATTTCATTTTCTCTTTCATGAACTTCGGGCAACCGATACCTATGATATGGTTAGAGAAAGGATTACACCTGTTTATGTGGCCAAGCCCATGCCGGAGGGCCTGAAAGGGCTAATGGAGGAAATAGATGTCGGAACATAA
- a CDS encoding tetratricopeptide repeat protein, whose translation MAKKRLTRKEMKEDKLAGLAQRVLKYVTAHPRRIRGVVAGIVAFAAIVLALWAYVSSVQQKALDNLSEAEDIYKEAKGDEEYHKAKEAFQTVLEHYPWSKAARLALFYKGDCQYKLKEYQEAENTFKVFVDKYSRHPLTPFVLLNLAGIYEARNDYGVAIKVYETILSKYPQHGVAPLAQLAKGGCLEQLKKLALAEESYQRVLSLYPTSEWAEEAKERLEVIK comes from the coding sequence ATGGCTAAAAAACGTTTAACTCGAAAAGAAATGAAGGAGGATAAATTAGCGGGTTTGGCTCAAAGGGTCCTAAAGTATGTCACCGCCCATCCCCGCCGGATAAGGGGAGTTGTGGCCGGAATAGTCGCTTTCGCGGCTATTGTCCTGGCCCTTTGGGCTTATGTTTCTTCAGTACAACAAAAGGCCTTAGATAACCTTAGTGAAGCTGAAGACATCTATAAAGAAGCTAAGGGGGATGAGGAATATCACAAGGCCAAAGAGGCCTTTCAGACCGTCTTAGAGCATTATCCCTGGAGTAAAGCGGCCAGGCTGGCCCTTTTCTATAAAGGAGATTGCCAGTATAAGCTGAAGGAGTATCAGGAAGCTGAGAATACCTTTAAGGTTTTTGTGGACAAATACAGCCGTCACCCGTTAACTCCCTTTGTGTTACTGAATCTGGCCGGGATATACGAGGCCCGGAATGACTACGGCGTGGCCATCAAGGTTTACGAAACTATTCTTTCTAAGTACCCACAACATGGTGTTGCCCCCCTGGCTCAGTTGGCTAAGGGAGGCTGCCTGGAGCAGCTAAAGAAACTTGCTCTGGCAGAAGAGTCTTATCAAAGGGTCTTAAGCTTATATCCGACTTCTGAATGGGCTGAAGAGGCTAAAGAACGGTTAGAGGTGATTAAATAA